In the Hydrogenispora ethanolica genome, TCATTGGCGCCGTCCCCGAAGTAACGGATATTCTCGCGGTGCGGCACATTGGTCTCGGTGATGAGCAGTGCCGCCGGAAGGACCAGGTCCAGGACGTCGCGCCACAGCTGAATCACCCCATGGGTCTCGGGCAGGCCCATGCAGGAGCTGCCGATCCGTTTCCACAGGAAGCCGATGGCGTCCAGCCGGATCAGCGAGGCGCCGTTCCGGACGTACTCCAGCAGCACCCCGGTCATTTTCAGGAGCACTTTCCAGTTGGCGTAATTCAGGTCGATCTGGTCGGCGCTGAAGGTGGTCCAGAGATGGACGGTGGACCCGTCCGCTTTGGGAAATGGGGTTAAGAGCGGCAGGGCGCGCGGCCGGAAGACCGCCGCCAGATCGGTCCCCGGATCGGCCGCGATGAAGAAATCGGCATACTCCGGGTCGCCGTTCAGGTACCCTTCGACCCAGCGGCTCCGGGCGGAGATGTGGTTGGCGACGAAGTCGAACATCAGCCGCAGCTCCTCTCCCAAGGCGCGCAGATCCTCCCAATCGCCCAGGGCCGGATCCACCGCCCGGTAATCGATGACGGAGAAGCCGTCGTCCGAGGAGTAGGGATAAAACGGCAGCAGATGCAGGGCAGTGATGGCCTCCCGCAGATATGCGGCGATGAAATCGCCCATAGTTTGCAGCGGCGAACGGTCCGGCCCGCCGCAGATGCTGTCGGCGTAGGCGATCAGCACCACATCGCGCTGGTCGATCCCGGCCCGAGTCCGCCGGGCGCAGCCGCCCTGAGCGATGGCCGCCCGGTAGCGGTCGATCAGCCGGTTCAGCTCCTTCTCGCACGCGGCGGCCGCGGCCGCGCCGTAGAGCCGCTCCAGTTTGGCGCGGAGGCCCGCGCGCACGGTTTGCTCATCAATCTGCCTCATCGGTTGCATCCTTCCTTCCCTTTGGGGAGATGTCATTCAGGCCGACCGGGGCATGAATGCCCCGGCTACAAGATGGAAGCCATCCTTTGGCTAAACTCCAGCGGAATGATTCATCCCCTTTAGGGCCCTTGAGGGTCCTTCCACCTTGTAGCCGGGTGATTTATCACCCGGTCGACATTCTTTCGACCCGGAAATTTTTACCGCAATGCTTGAACCTTTGGGAAATGTCCCATCCGGCGCCGGGCTCAGCCCTTGACCGAGCCGGCCGCCAGGCCCTGGACCAGATTCTGCTGGATGAAGCCGAAGAACAGCATCACCGGCACGCAGCTGATGACCGCCCCGGCCATCAGTTTCCCCCATTCGGTGGTGTACTCGCCGATGAAGGACTGCAGGCCCAGCTGAACCGTTCGCAATTCCTTGGTGTTGATGAAGGTGTTGGCGTACATGAACTCATCCCAGGAGCGGATGAAGGCCAGGATGGCGGTGGCGGCGATCCCCGGCTTGGCGATGGGCAGGATGGCCTTGACGATGGCCTGGAAACGGTTGCAGCCGTCCACAAAGGCCGACTCCTCCAGCTCCCAGGGGAGCGTGGCGAAGAAATTCTTGATATTCCAGATGCAGAACGGCAGGACGAAGGAGGTATAGACGATGACCAGCCCCGCCAGGGTATTGTTCAGATTCAGCCGTTTCATCAGGATGTAATAGGGCAATACCAGCAGGACGGCGGGGAACATCTGGGTGAAGAGCACCGCCAGCAGGATCTTGTTGCCGCCCCGGATCTTGAAACGGGTGAAGCCGTAGGCCGCCGTCACCGAGCAGACCAGGCAGATGAAGGTCGATGCCAGGGCGACCAGGGCGCTGTTCAGAAAGTAGCGGAAAAAATCGGCGTTGAACCAGACCGCCAGATAGTGCTGGAGATACAGCACGGACGGCCAGAGCCGGGCCGGGTCGAAGATCTCGGCCTCCGGCTTCAGCGAGGTCAGGATCACCCATAGAAACGGCACGATCGCCAGGGCGGTCATTCCGATGATATAGGCATAATTGCAAAACGCTCTCAGGTAGCTCTGCTCTTGT is a window encoding:
- a CDS encoding carbohydrate ABC transporter permease, with translation MEQEQSYLRAFCNYAYIIGMTALAIVPFLWVILTSLKPEAEIFDPARLWPSVLYLQHYLAVWFNADFFRYFLNSALVALASTFICLVCSVTAAYGFTRFKIRGGNKILLAVLFTQMFPAVLLVLPYYILMKRLNLNNTLAGLVIVYTSFVLPFCIWNIKNFFATLPWELEESAFVDGCNRFQAIVKAILPIAKPGIAATAILAFIRSWDEFMYANTFINTKELRTVQLGLQSFIGEYTTEWGKLMAGAVISCVPVMLFFGFIQQNLVQGLAAGSVKG
- a CDS encoding sugar phosphorylase; translation: MRQIDEQTVRAGLRAKLERLYGAAAAAACEKELNRLIDRYRAAIAQGGCARRTRAGIDQRDVVLIAYADSICGGPDRSPLQTMGDFIAAYLREAITALHLLPFYPYSSDDGFSVIDYRAVDPALGDWEDLRALGEELRLMFDFVANHISARSRWVEGYLNGDPEYADFFIAADPGTDLAAVFRPRALPLLTPFPKADGSTVHLWTTFSADQIDLNYANWKVLLKMTGVLLEYVRNGASLIRLDAIGFLWKRIGSSCMGLPETHGVIQLWRDVLDLVLPAALLITETNVPHRENIRYFGDGANEAQLVYNFPLPPLLLHTFYSGSARRLTRWAAGLETPPGETTFFNFLASHDGIGVLPASGILEPDELERMIATVTARGGRVSYKNNPDGTTRPYELNIVYYDALADPQAGEALNIARFLCAHAIMLALRGLPAIYIHSLLGSRNDQAGVEQTGRARSINREKLRLAEVERDLAAPDSLRRRVLEGFKELIRLRGSRAAFHPLGEQIVLEAGAAVFALLRRSPDGSQAVLALHNVSDAEQPVTVDLGAAGPDACGKAVDPRDGTGYPVNGRVLAIRLEPYQVRWLDLLP